From the genome of Camarhynchus parvulus chromosome 4, STF_HiC, whole genome shotgun sequence:
GTTGccttacaatttatttttctaaatttgaatttttttgaagtTGTGCAGGATTACTGATGACAGGCTGTGATCTGTAACTCTCCAATAAAAAATTGTAGGGAAATTACAAGCTGAGCATGCCTGATTCTTGGTATCTCTGATACAAATAATACAAtcttaattttgatttttccataaggagcagctgccaggcagcaTCATTAATTTTTCCAGCTTCTGTGCTGTTAGAGGTGTGTAActatttataaagaaataactAGAGCATTGCAATGAGATGGAGCTAAGATGGACTGTGTTCTTTGATGCATGCCTTCAGGATGCATCAGTAGAGTAGCAAAATGTGGCAGCAAGACTGCAGCAGTTGCAAGAATTGATCATCTCTCATCTTTTGGAGTGTGCACTGAGTGTGTAGATCTCGCTGAATGTGATTTGCAGTTTGTTTGAGTAGAAGGAAGGCAGGGACACATGTCAGCtctcttaaaacaaaacatcCAGCACCAAGATGTGTCAGAATCATGATGCAGAGATTTGTCCCTTTGGGCAGGAGCAGACAAGAATCAGCTGTGTGGCCTGATGTGTGTGGGCTTATAAAAAACATTCAGGAGTTGTAGAATTCATTCTGACCTAGCACAAATTCTTCATGTTTGGTAGCAGTAAGGTCTGCCTGTCAGGCCTTTCCAGCTTCTGAGAAGTAGAAGAACTAGACAGTAGCTTCCTAGTCCTCAGCTAAGTGTTGAGCAGCTATAACTAGGATATTCTTATTTGACTGACTTTGTATGAGAGATCTGTCTTTCCTCACTCATTTATtggtgggaggagggagaaggggcagTTTGTCTGTATTGcacttctgaaattatttaacATTAAGGTTCCCTACTGGGTGATAAAACACGGATGACTGAGCTGTCAAGAGACATGAATGCATACATCAGACCATCTCCAACCAgtgggacactgggaggtgtGACAAGGACCACAAATGAAGCCATTCTGCTCTGTGAAGGAGGAGGCTATGATGTTGTTCTCGTGGAAACAGTAGGTATGTGCTTAGGGTTTGCTTTGATTGTCCTGTTGTGACATGAAAATAAGCTGTGCTAATAATTGCATATCCCTGCCTTGATTTTGCCCATGTTTTCGTACATGGTCACTGGTTGAACACAAATGCTCATTCTGTCTTGTTTTCTAGTCCTGTGTGGCTTTTACTAAACTTgtgttttctgttctctttgttttgttaGTGGGATTTGTTcatggggcagtgctgggatctGTCACAATTACTGTTATTAATGTGACTGAAAGTTTGTAGTAAATGGtaaattctgaatttaattttttaggtGTGGGCCAGTCAGAATTTGCTGTGGCTGATATGGTTGATATGTTTATATTACTGCTACCACCTGCGGGTGGAGATGAATTACaggtatttttcagtttctcttatTGGTTACTACCTGGGACTAGAAAGAGAAACTAAAATTCAGCATGTAGTATCTGTGCAGAAACTCCCTATCAATAGTGTTTTGTCCATTATACTGTTATTATTAAGTATTTTCAGTGTCATCCACTTACTGCACAATTAAGCTCcctttttgattttaaaagtattaGGATGTAAAATTTTGATGCTCCGTAGCTTAACTTTGACATGTTTACtagttaaatatatttttggggagaaaaccAGAAGCTACCAAATCATTTTGACCTGCTTTTTGTGCTGAATCAGCAtgtcacagcccctctgggtACTCCtgatttctgtccctgctgcatttAGGGCATCAAGCGGGGCATCATTGAGATGGCAGACCTGGTTGCTATCAACAAGGCTGATGGTGATTTGGTTGTGCCTGCCCGGAGGATCCAGGCTGAGTATGTCAGTGCCATGAAGCTGCTTCGCAAGCGTTCCAAGGTTTGGAGGCCAAAGGTTTGTGGACTTCCCTGTGTTTTGTGGGGCTCTTTGggcctggtttggttttgtttgggttttggagatgtctttgggggttttttgtattttttccccccagaaaatGTGCTGAATGAGTTAAGATTGGTATCTTCTCACCCAGCTGTCCTAGTGTCCCTTgggctctttttaaaaattgcagttGGTTGATCAGTCTCAGTGTGCTGGAGAGGGAattgctgctgtcacctctgaTCTGGAGGTATGCCACATGAAACACTGCAAAACCAGTCCTCCTCCCTAGGATTTCTGCCCTGAGCTGCAATCTCTGCACTAGCAGAGCTATTACTGACATCAGGAGTGGTGCAaactttgtttgcttttttgtaaACTGTGCATACCTAAAAATGTCCCTTAATCTACTTCTCCCTCTCTTATAACTCTGAAGCTTGTGATTATCTTTGCTCTTTCACTACTTCGTGTGTTTTCtttatggttttaatttttttttagtttctcaCATAATAAAAATGGCTAGATAATGGGAATTCTTATCCTGTAGGTCTTCAGttttaatgctgtattttatCTACTAAAGggtttttggtggatttttaaGAAGATTCAGTACTAGTTTTTAATGTGTGTATATGGAATAAGCACAAACACTCTCACTGCCTTTATAAATAAACTATCTGTAAAGGAGGTTTGTTCTACCCTGGTGTTGAAATTGACCCATTAAGCTGAGTTTAAATCAGCTGGGCTGCCTGAGGATTAGCCTTTCTTTTCTAAGTATGGAAAAGGGGagaagcttttttaaaaaaaaacaaacaacccaggCTGTTCAATTTGAAAGATTGTGCTGgatttctgaaatattattgGCAAAATTAAATCCTGGTCTGGaaagcaaagattaaaaaaaaaattaaaataccttGTTTCTGGCATATTTTAAGTGCAAAAGAATAGCTACCAGAATATGCACTTAACTCTACATTTAAGTAAAAGAGCAATAATGTGCCTCTTAGCTGAAGGACTTACTAAAAATGATTATCAGAACAAGCAGCTGGACAAATATCCCAAATAGTATGGATCTCAGGATCTACTTCTAGTTAGTAGAATCCCAGATTTTTGTGGGGGTTAGGGGGGAAGGCACAGAAATGCTTAGGGATTCGTGAAGCACGTACTGAAGGAAGCTTCCCTCAGACATTTCTTGATTTCCATGCAATCTGCCTGGTGCAGTCCTGGCAGCCTGGAGGCCAGCAGGTAACTTGGCTTTGGCCATTCCCTGAACCCCCCAGGTCATGCGCATCTCCGCCAAGACCGGCGAGGGCATCTCGGAGATGTGGGATAAAATGGCCGAGTTCCGCGACCTCATGCTCAGCAGCGGCGAGCTGCTGGCCAAGCGGCGCCGGCAGCAGAAGGTGTGGATGTGGAACCTCATCCAGGAGAACATGCTGCAGCACTTCCGCACTCACCTGGCCGTCAAGGATAAGATCCCCCTTCTGGAGGAAAAGGTTCTTACAGGGGTCTTgtctcctgggctggcagcagacGTGCTGCTGAAGGCATTCAAAGATGGTCTCTAGGCATTGTTTGTACTCTGCTCTTGATGAGTGCTTTATGTAAAACATGTGAACATTAAATGCATCTTTTCTATGTGTGGATTCTGATGTTTTGCTGCAGCGGAAATGAATAGAAAACCTATCCAGTACTCTGCAGAAGAATTCTGGTGGATTCTGTATATGCAGTGATCGTGACAAATCTAAATACTCACTAAGAGACTACTACACactattggaaaaaaataaacttccagATCTTCTATTTCTACATGCCTTAGATCTGTTGATAAAAACTGGATGCCCATGTAAAATGATTGGGtttggggagggcaggagagcGAGGTTTGTGGTGGTGCAGGGTTGGATTCTGGTTGTGGGGTCATCTCAGAGCAGTTGACACTGCAGCTTTCCATTCTGATATAGCAGCAGCTGTTGCCAGAATGgattgcattttctttcctcaccTTGAGTGACAGCAAGAACATTGCACTGCCTGACAGCACCAGACCACAGCCttagttttaaataaattgtatGCATATAAATAGAACATAGTGGTGTTTGGTCCCTCTTTGGAAGTTGTAGTTAGTTATTACACACTGTACAGTAGGAGAAGGGAATTTTAACCATCCTGGTTTCAAAATAgatgttttattaaaaagcagaatGTAGTTAGACTTTTTTTTACATGCAGACATCAGATTGGACAAATGTTACCCATGATGTTTTAATAGCAAATGTCTTTATACTAGAATAATTTGTCtctaaaaataatgttttgtggttttctgaTCTGACTTACATTTTTTGGATTCAAACAAAATGGCCAGTCatgtttggtatttttctttatctcttgcAGAAGACAGGACTGCTTCCAACCAaaagcacttttattttctattttcccttgAGAAAAATCTGGAGGAAACATTTTCCTGATCCATGATCTAGAAGGCTGAGCTCATCTGGTACCCACTAAATGTAAAAAGAGCTGATTTTTGGAGATCTGACAGTAAAACATGAGAGTTTGTGAGCCTGTTGGTACTtagataaattaatttttaaggacATGTATTGGAAGTGATAATTTCCACAGTTTTGATTTTCTGGATATGTACATAAAAGGTATGGTAACTTTAGCTCAATATCACCTGTTTGGCTTCTGGCAACCCAATTCCAGTATGGCAGTGAATTGGGTTACTTAAATCCTCTTTTTGCCTTcatggtgtttggttttgttcagggttttttttttcccctcaaaatattttttcctcttcattccTCTTGTCCCAGTTGTTACATGGTGATCCCAACTTTTGCCTGCTTGGCACTGTTTGCAGTGAAACACTAAGGAAGGGCATTGtggtgttttgggggccatataGCTGGGGCATTTCTTTGGTAAGAAAGTTTGCACAGGGGTAGCTGGTGGTAGTGGTTTCCATCACCTAAATTATCAGAACTTCTGACCTCTTACTCCTGTTTCTTGATCACTAGTTTGGGATTGTTGCAAACAGTTACAAAGAGGCAGCTGAAGGAATGTATGGAGTGGCAGAAGCACAGTGACTTGGTTATGACCATGCTGAATTGTGAGAGAAATGCAGTGcttgcagtttcttttttatttaaacagccTCTATTGAATATGACAGAGAGTGCCCTGACCCAAAAGCAACTTCTTGTATCCTTTGAGTCCTTTCAGCTTGAAATACTTGACTGTATTTTATGATACCTGGTAGAAGAAATGATAGGTGGGGAACGAGTTaatgagagcagcagcattttaacCAGTGAGTTCTCAATTTTTTGATAGTCCCTTTGTTTCAGGTGGCAGTTTTTGAGGTGACCTCATTTGTGTTTATCTGTTAGATCAAACCCTTATTATGGTCATTGCTTCTGTCAGGACTGCTGTTTTCCTTGTCTGTCATACATGAGCTACCAAGCAAGTAAACCAGAACCTGCAGCTTTGTTTAAATGACACCTGCTCAAGCAGAATATGTTTTACAGCCTCtccagtatttattttctggatgCAGATCTACTGATCCACTCAAGCCATGGGCTatcattattttctcattttgttgcTTCTTTTATAATATTGTTAATTTACAAATGAACTCTTAGCAGAAGTACAATGGCTTAAGCAGGTTCTTcaaactgcattttccttttaaagcagAGCATTAGATGAAAATCTGATTTGCCTTCTTTATGTGTTCAATTATGCCTCATGCTTCAGTAGATGGAGAAATATCCTTATATTGAAAGGAGCCTGGAAATGGAACAGTAAATGAGGgtccctgttttgtttttcagtgattCCCCTACCAAACTGAAAAGCTGTCCTGTGCAAACTATGAACTGACCCTTCCATGTGGTAATGAAATAGTTTGTTTTACAGCCTGTAAAATTTTGCTGTGATGTGTTTTGGagtcagctgctgctcagtttATTGTGCAGTTTTGTTCATGTTCTTGTGGGCTGAGCAGATGAATTGTCTTCAGAAGGACTGCAGAGCTTCAGCTGGTCAGCTACAACTCCATAAACAATCCACTATGTCCCAAGATAGGGAAGAATGTTTCCAGCTCATAATTTTTAGCTCTGTGGGATTAACTTGgctaaaatgcattaaaatattgttattCAAGTAAACAGGTTTCTGAAAAAAGATAGTAAACAAATCTGTTGAGTAGGATGTTGACATATTCTTAGTTTCTGGAGTTGTCAAGCTGCTCTCATGTTAACGCTTAAACCCACAGCTATTGCAGAATAGTATGGGAAAATAATATAACTTCATGAGAAGCCAATAGCAAGAGGAGGTTTGTAGCTGGAGGCATGACAAACTGGTAGACAAATGAGTTAGGGAGGTAAGGAATAAACTGTTTAGATACACAAAGTCATTTTCTACAAAGTCTTGCATTTGTCTGTAAGTGTGAAACTTTTCCCCAGGTCCCTGTGTAATAGACATTGCTGGTGTTTCACAGCTGGCAAAAACAAGTGTGGTGAGATCAAGTGATTTACCCAGGACTCTGAAACAGGTCAGCGAGTGTAAGGGTCACAGTTCAATAGTCTTTACTCTGAGCCCCACGTATATTTACAGCCACGTTACTTAAGGTTGAAAAAATGCTCTTAGCAAGTTCATGCTCTTAGTGTGACTTATTCCTTTCATATCTAATCTCTCTGTTTTCAGTGACAGGACCCAGTGACCCCTTCTTGACTACTGTTCTGTTGTAATGTCCTGCTTTAAGTAATAAAAAACTTTCCTTTGATATCTAATCTGCCCTTGCCTTCTGCAAATGCATTACTTCCTGTTGTGCATGCTGCTTCAGCCTTTATGTCCTCCTCACATATATTGCTTATTTGTGAAATCTGCAATGTGTTGGCTGtttgagattttggggcatGGGAGTTGAGTAAAGCTGAAGAATAcaaaggaactttttttttttaactgtatgTAGTTCCCTTCctaaagttttcttttgtaatGTGGCAAGATTCAATTACTGACTTGCTCTGTACTGGTGCAAACATtcttatttcccttttattttccttttcagagtgCTCTGTTGCTCCCCCTTGGATGCACAGTCAATAAGTAACATACTCCATGagttaaaatgagaaaaatgtttttacagaGTTTAGTGCTTCTGTAACGATTTCTGCTGGACTGTTCTAAAACGTTTATGATTTGATGAAAGATTGACCAAAAGTTGGTAAAGAATGTATTCAAGGAAACATTAGTGTGTTCCCCTGAAGAGCTGGACAGTCATCAGTGCACAGACTGACTAGCAACAGGATTCCTCTTCCAAAAAACCAGTTCAGCTGCTCCACAGTCATATTCTTacagtttatttaaaagtagCCACCCCCCCTCATAATGGAACATTTGTAAATTGAGAATaaaagtttcaaaattaaaaactcagAAGCAATTAGAGTACATACTTGGAAGGATGACAGACATACTCTGTTCCCTCCTGTCATACTAAAGTAAGGTTCAGCTGATGaacaaggaaggagaagagggacTGACATTCATGTCATTGTCTGGAGAAGGTACATTATGGAGCAGCAAGAGAAATGCatgtttttctctatttttcatCCCATGGGAGCATAAGAATTATCTTGGATAATTCACTGTGAAACCACAGAAACTGATGTGACTGACAGTGTTTGCTGTGTGAGGCttacaaaaattataaattcaACGCCTGTTCCTATCTTTTGGATTTGTGTGTTGCATGGGACCCTGTGAT
Proteins encoded in this window:
- the MMAA gene encoding methylmalonic aciduria type A protein, mitochondrial isoform X1, with product MLRTKHMDRAYSVSSVTRVSANRSELTTLVFFVHNKMKIPCLLLRFPRCYFSRTYFMNFGFTSRADFLGLESPGPAHRCHTKWICSSNTLRRELCQQAAPELQAEELSDREQRLIDRLYQGLIQGHRACLAESITLIESTQSRKKKVAQVLLQKVLSYHREQEKLNQGKPLAFRVGLSGPPGAGKSTFIECFGKMLTERNHKVSVLAVDPSSSTSGGSLLGDKTRMTELSRDMNAYIRPSPTSGTLGGVTRTTNEAILLCEGGGYDVVLVETVGVGQSEFAVADMVDMFILLLPPAGGDELQGIKRGIIEMADLVAINKADGDLVVPARRIQAEYVSAMKLLRKRSKVWRPKVMRISAKTGEGISEMWDKMAEFRDLMLSSGELLAKRRRQQKVWMWNLIQENMLQHFRTHLAVKDKIPLLEEKVLTGVLSPGLAADVLLKAFKDGL
- the MMAA gene encoding methylmalonic aciduria type A protein, mitochondrial isoform X2, whose protein sequence is MKIPCLLLRFPRCYFSRTYFMNFGFTSRADFLGLESPGPAHRCHTKWICSSNTLRRELCQQAAPELQAEELSDREQRLIDRLYQGLIQGHRACLAESITLIESTQSRKKKVAQVLLQKVLSYHREQEKLNQGKPLAFRVGLSGPPGAGKSTFIECFGKMLTERNHKVSVLAVDPSSSTSGGSLLGDKTRMTELSRDMNAYIRPSPTSGTLGGVTRTTNEAILLCEGGGYDVVLVETVGVGQSEFAVADMVDMFILLLPPAGGDELQGIKRGIIEMADLVAINKADGDLVVPARRIQAEYVSAMKLLRKRSKVWRPKVMRISAKTGEGISEMWDKMAEFRDLMLSSGELLAKRRRQQKVWMWNLIQENMLQHFRTHLAVKDKIPLLEEKVLTGVLSPGLAADVLLKAFKDGL